The following proteins are encoded in a genomic region of Thermococcus pacificus:
- a CDS encoding mechanosensitive ion channel family protein, which produces MNSTAANTTSLWEQGLLGEKLFLTLTLGAVVKAVLILVTGIIIAKVLKKYLLNLSRSTKYVWIINEDTASTLHNLIMVVTLVYTFDALGLLSLKIAGTRISNLLTAFLVFYFSYLLAKKSKEYMIMRSSQQKLPEVQVKAKLFYYTLVTLAFFIALNIAGFTGKLTTLLAAAGITGIVLGFASQTVVSNFISGIFMYFDKPLKIGDPVEVAGYSGIVHDIRILSTRIRTWDGLLVRIPNEKLFNSEIKNLMKYPARRVDVTVGIAYKEDAQKAIEVIKKTLNEMPYVLAEPEPLVFVDNLGDNSVNIAVRAWAPSEKWFDVRTQIVQKIKEALDREGIEIPFPQRVNWFAEELRVKIEGENGT; this is translated from the coding sequence ATGAACTCCACAGCGGCTAACACAACCTCTCTCTGGGAGCAGGGTCTCCTTGGAGAGAAGCTTTTCCTTACTCTAACTTTAGGTGCAGTTGTAAAAGCAGTTCTAATTCTTGTAACGGGCATTATAATAGCGAAGGTTCTCAAGAAATATCTCCTTAACCTCTCCAGGAGTACCAAGTACGTCTGGATAATCAACGAGGACACCGCATCAACGCTCCACAACCTGATAATGGTCGTAACTCTCGTTTACACCTTTGATGCTCTTGGGCTTCTATCCCTTAAGATTGCGGGAACCAGAATAAGCAACCTCCTCACGGCCTTCCTCGTGTTCTATTTCTCCTACCTCCTTGCCAAGAAGTCAAAAGAATACATGATAATGCGTTCTTCACAGCAAAAGCTCCCGGAGGTTCAGGTCAAGGCAAAGCTCTTCTACTACACCCTCGTTACCCTTGCGTTCTTCATAGCCCTCAATATTGCTGGCTTCACGGGCAAACTGACAACGCTCCTCGCGGCAGCTGGAATAACGGGTATCGTTCTCGGTTTTGCCTCTCAAACTGTCGTGTCCAACTTCATCTCGGGCATATTCATGTACTTTGATAAGCCCCTCAAGATAGGCGACCCGGTTGAGGTGGCCGGCTATTCCGGAATAGTGCACGATATCAGAATCCTCTCAACCAGGATAAGGACGTGGGATGGCCTCCTCGTGAGGATTCCAAACGAGAAGCTCTTCAACAGCGAGATAAAGAACTTGATGAAGTATCCGGCAAGGAGGGTTGATGTAACGGTGGGTATAGCCTACAAGGAAGACGCACAAAAAGCGATAGAGGTAATAAAGAAGACCCTCAACGAGATGCCCTACGTTCTGGCAGAGCCTGAACCTCTTGTTTTCGTGGACAACCTCGGGGACAACAGCGTCAACATAGCCGTTAGGGCGTGGGCACCGAGCGAGAAGTGGTTTGACGTGAGGACTCAAATAGTCCAGAAGATCAAGGAGGCTCTCGATAGGGAGGGCATAGAGATACCGTTCCCGCAGAGGGTCAACTGGTTTGCGGAGGAGCTGAGGGTGAAGATAGAGGGGGAGAACGGGACTTAA
- a CDS encoding DUF432 domain-containing protein, producing MFGEHELKTQFIKIADKKVHLLEDKGGIVRYRRDEVEKIIKSNGEKLKILPSPAVGYGVRLLMVKFREPVVVPPQGSLIGYIEAPVEIDVKVGELSIDHFIVGKEKYALYGTLEAGVICRYHVSSFHAEEPESLGVVKLIVSNPSSEWKSLEKVIIPVKGSSMYYTEDKAYYPLLVVTIKNHIPEVNNTGKPPKEGLNSLGNQLSLPNFLMRW from the coding sequence ATGTTCGGAGAGCACGAGCTAAAAACACAGTTCATAAAGATTGCCGACAAAAAGGTACATCTGCTTGAGGATAAGGGAGGCATTGTTCGTTACAGAAGGGATGAGGTTGAAAAAATTATCAAGAGCAACGGGGAAAAACTCAAAATTCTCCCCTCTCCCGCGGTGGGCTATGGGGTTAGGCTCCTCATGGTGAAGTTCAGGGAACCCGTTGTGGTCCCCCCTCAGGGTTCTTTAATAGGGTATATTGAAGCTCCAGTGGAGATTGATGTTAAGGTTGGTGAGCTGAGCATAGACCACTTTATTGTCGGAAAGGAGAAGTACGCCCTCTACGGGACGCTTGAGGCAGGGGTTATATGCCGCTATCATGTGAGTTCGTTCCACGCGGAAGAGCCCGAGAGTTTAGGCGTGGTTAAGTTGATTGTCTCGAATCCCTCCAGCGAGTGGAAATCCCTTGAGAAGGTTATAATCCCAGTAAAAGGGAGCTCAATGTATTATACAGAAGATAAGGCGTATTATCCCCTGCTTGTTGTTACAATTAAAAATCATATCCCAGAAGTCAACAACACGGGAAAACCCCCCAAGGAGGGGCTGAACTCCTTGGGCAACCAGCTTTCGCTTCCAAACTTCCTCATGAGGTGGTGA